ATACGCAAAATGTACCGTACCATTGCACCCTGGGTTACCGCCAATCCAATTTTTATGCACCTGGTAAGCAAAAGCGACGATGAGGTACGGAGTGCTATTGATCAATGCGCCGCCACCGGGTACGAAGCTTTGATTATAAGTTTTGGCAGCCAGGTAAACCAGGAAGATACCACCGTGCAAAATTTAAACCGGTGGAAAACACTCGCCGATTACGCGCATAGTAAAAATATTAAAATTGGCGGCTATTCGTTATTCAGCTCCCGTCGCATCAGCGATTCGGATGATGTTATCGACCCTAAAACCGGCAAACCGGGCGGTGCGCTTTTTGGGAACGCACCTTGCTATGGCAGCAAATGGGGATTGGGCTACCGCGATAAAATTAAAAAGTTTTATGCCACAACCGGCTTTGATATTTGGGAAAACGATGGTCCATACCCCGGCGATGTTTGTGCATCAACCACTCATCCGGGGCATAAAGGTTTAGAAGATAGCCAATGGCAGCAAATGGCTATTCAGAAAGAACTGTACCACTGGCTAAACAACCGGGGTGTTTACATTAACGCGCCTGATTGGTATTTTTTAGATGGAACCAACAAAATTGCCATTGGCTACTGCGAAGTGAATTTTTCGCTTTCGCGCGGGCAGCAGGTGATATTGAACAGGCAAAACATTTTTGATGGCCTTTGGAACGAAATTCCATCAATGGTGTGGGGATTTGTGCCGCTTACAAAATACCAGGGAGGCGGCCCCGAGGCCGTGCTTGAACCACTAAAAGATCATCTAAAGGATTATAAAGCCTTAATGATGCAATATTATGGCGCCGGTGTACAGGCTTGCTACCGCGGCCCGCGTTTGTATGATAGCCCGGCAACCAAGCAAACAGTAACCGGGGTAATTAACTGGTATAAAAAGTACCGCGATATTCTTAACTCAGATATCATTCATTTAAGGCGCGCCGATGGACGTGATTGGGACGGCATCATGCATGTTAACCCGCAGTTACCCGTTAAAGGGCTTGTTATGCTGTATAATCCGCTGAAACAAAAAATAACGCGGACTATCAAAGTACCGCTTTATTACACGGGGCTTACGCAATCAGCAACATTTTTGGAGCAGGGAAAATCGAAAATCAACGTAAAACTTAACCGCGATTATACCGCCAAATTAACCTTTACAATAGATGCAGAAAGCTATACCTGGTTTTTGGTGGAGTAGCCATGCTATTAGCACAAAGCAACAGGAAAATCGATAATATATCTGGCCATGTACAATTAAAAACACTATACAATAACAGGCAATTATCGTTATAGCTTTATTGAATAGTTAATCAACCAGTTATCAACCTGTTAAAAAACAAGCAATTATCATTCTTTTATAATCAGCAAAAGACTCTCTTTCGATTCTTTTTTAAAACCGTTTGCTCTTTTTAGAGTTAAACAATCTATGAAAAAGACAATTTTAAGTTTAAGCTTCATCCTGTTTGCAACTTTAGGCTTTAGTCAGGTACTTAAGCCAGTCAAGATTGATAGTTTGGTTACGGTCTCTTTACCTGCAAACTTTACCAAGAAAGATACATTAGGTCAACAAATTTTCCAGGGTACAGCCTCCCTTGGCTTTATAAGTGTAATACGCGTTCAAAATGCAGCCAACAACAAACCGCTAAATAAGGAAAAAGACCTGAAAAAGGTATTTAATACTTTTGCCGATGGTATCAGGAAGCAATCGCGCAACGGTAGTATTATGAACCCGCGCGACACTACCATTGGCAACCTTGAAGCAAGGGTATTTACCTTAAGGATTGATAACAGTGGATCGACCGGTGAAGCGGCCCAGTTAAGAAAGTTTATTTTGCTTTACACGCAGGATGTAACTTATACTTTTGAATATTACTACCCCGAAGCCAGGACCGAGCTTGCCAAAGCCGAGCTGAACGAATTTTCGAACTCGATTAAAGTAGCGCCCGATTTGAAACGTAACGATCAGTATATTTCAAACGCGAAAGGTTTATCAACCCCGGTAAAAATTGGGTTATATGGCGGGCTGCCACTCATTATTATTATTGTACTGGTAACCATTCGCCGCAAAAAAAGACTTGCTGCCGAAGGGTAATTATTAAAAAACTGTTTTAATTAACCCGGTACGCCATTTTTCGGTATGGATAAACTGCTTGTTTTCCAGCCAGGTAATCCACAAAACAGTAACGATAACCCCGATGGCCGAGCCACCTATAACATCTTCAAAAAAGTGTTCGGTAAGGTACATTCTTGAATAGCCAATTAATATGGCTATGAGTAAGGCTGGGATACCCCAGCCTTTTTTTGTTGCCAGGTAAGCCAGTACTACCGCTGCCGAAAACGCACTGGTAGTGTGTCCTGAAGGGAAACTATTATACGTTAGTATTTCTACTCCTTTAACTGTATGTACCGGCGCCCATTGGTCTTTAAAATATAAACTCGGCCTTGGTGCATCGGCAAAATATTTAATTACCTGGGCCACAAACCCGGTTAAAAGATAGCTTGATGCCAGCAACAGGAATTTACGATAGCTAAATAACAGAAAAACCAATGAAAGTGTAACCGCGGTAAGGCCGTCGCCAAGGTCGGTCATATAGGGTTCAATATAATCGCCCCAGGGGCTGTTCCACCCGTTTACCGCAAAAAAAATCTGCTCGCGGGTATATATCAGTTTGATAACCAAACAGGCGCACAAAACAATAAGGTAAAGTAAAAAAAATGGCCTTATCCTGTATAAAACATCTCGTACCCCTATCTTCATGATGCAAAGTAAGCATATACTTATCTAATGCAAAAAAATGATTATGTTTGGGAATAGGTTGCACTTATTATTTAAATTAAATGTCGAAAAGCATATTTCGTAAAAAATCAGTCTCGAAAATATTACATGATGTTGAATGCGGTTTCAGCGATAGTGAACATCCCGGCACAGTAAACTCCCAACTAAAAAAAGAATTAAACGTAAAAGATTTAACCCTGATGGGGATAGCCGCCGTAGTTGGCGCGGGCATTTTCAGCACCATCGGCGAAGCCTCGTTTCACGGCGGACCGGCCGTTTCTCTGTTATTTATTGTTACGGCCGTTACCTGCGGTTTTTCGGCACTATGCTATGCCGAATTTGCATCGCGCATACCGGTAGCAGGCAGCGCCTATACTTACGCATACGCTTCTTTTGGCGAACTGATAGCCTGGATAATTGGCTGGGATTTATTAATGGAATATGCTATTGGCAACATCGCTGTAGCTATATCATGGAGCGAATATTTTGTAAACCTGCTTGAAGGCTTTAATATTCATTTACCTAAATACCTTACCATGGATTACGTTTCGGCACTAAGGGGGCACGAAGCTGTAACCAAACATGGGGCAGTACTTGCAGATATTGCCGACAGGCTAAAAGCCGGGGCAATTGCCTGGGATAATGCGCCCGGCGTAGGTAATTTAAAGCTGATAGCCAATTTGCCGGCCCTGGGTATTGTTTTTATTATTACGTATCTGGTTTATATTGGTATCCGCGAAACAAAAAAGGCCACCAATGCCATGGTTATCCTAAAGGTACTGATTGTTATTGCCGTTATTGTAGTGGGCTTTTTTTATGTTACCCCGGCCAACTGGCACCCTTTTATGCCTAATGGCTTTGGCGGTGTTATGAAGGGCGTTTCGGGTGTGTTTTTTGCTTATATCGGGTTTGATGCTATTTCGACCACGGCCGAAGAATGTGAAAAACCGCAGCGCGACTTACCCCGCGGCATGATATATTCCCTTATTATTTGCACGGTTTTATATATCCTGATAGCATTGGTGCTTACCGGGATGGTAAGTTATAAAGACTTACAGGTAGGCGACCCGCTGGCTTTTGTATTTGCCAAAGTTGGCTTGCATAAGGTAAGCTACGTAATATCCATAAGCGCGGTAATTGCAACGGCAAGTGTATTATTAATATTCCAGTTAGGGCAGCCCCGTATCTGGATGAGCATGAGCCGCGATGGTTTATTACCAAAAGCGTTTTCCCGCATTCACCCCAAATATCATACACCTGCCTTTGCTACAGTAATTACAGGTTTTGTGGTGGCAATACCTGCCTTATTCATGAACCTTACCGAGGTGACTGATTTAACAAGCATAGGCACCTTGTTTGCCTTTGTACTGGTTTGCGGCGGTGTTTTATTGCTTCCGCGCGAAGAGGCGGTTAAAGGCAAATTTCATTTGCCATACGCCAATGGCAAATACATAGTGCCATTGATAACTATCATTATCCTGGGCTCGATAGTTTACTTTAAACCTGCCCCCCAGGTTGAAATGATGCAGTTTAAAAAACTGAGAGAAAAACCTGTCATAATTGACGCCCTTAACGCAGGCGAAATAAAGGCCATATATGCTTCTGTAGTTAAACTCAACGCCGGGACACCCGCCTTGGCTGACACTGCTTCGCAAAAAAAATATTTTAAAGATCTGGAAGAAGATAAATTTAACAGCGCCTTACGGTTAACACCAATCAGTGAGCTTAAAAAATACCATCTTGGTTTTGATGGCTTCCTGTACAATTTTCCTAATTACCTGTTCTTTATCCTCATTATTATAATTGCTATATATAGTTTCCTCAAAAACTTTTCGCTGATACCCGTTTTAGGGCTCATGAGCTGCTTTTACCTAATGACCGAGCTTGGTTATACCAATTGGCTCCGGTTCCTGATATGGCTGGTAATAGGTCTGGTTATCTACTTTACCTACAGCTACAAAAACAGTGTATTAGGCAGGGAGGTTAAAACGGCCTAACTAATAACTTTATGTGGATATGCCCCATTTGCAGCCGCGAATTTACAAATACCAACCAGGTACACTCCTGTCGCGAACGCAACCTGGGCGATTTTTTGAATGGTAAATCTGCCCAAACGGTTGAGTTGTTTGATTACCTGGTAGAAGAGTTTTTAGCCATGGCGCCCATCAAAGTTTATCCTACTAAAAGTATGATAGCACTTGGTCTGCATACCAATTTTGCCTACGTAACCCAATTAGGCAAAAACTTTATTGATGTGGTTTTTCCGTTTAATGAAATACATGCCGATAACCTCTGTTTCAGCAAAATAAAAACCGTACCCGGTACTAACCAGCACAACCATTACTTCAGGATGTATTTGAAGGGTGATATTAATGAAGAGGTGAGAAAGTATATACTCCTTGCAATAGCAAATGGGAGATAGCACTTGTCGCCTAAGATGTGTTATTATTATGTAACCTATAGATTGCCGTTACGAAATGTAAAACCCAATTGCCTCTGAAAATGAGAATGCCCTACTAACAGTGCTGTCATGCTGAGTTGTAAAATTTCACGAAATTCTGAAGGGTAATGACATTCAGAAATAAAAGATTGTCATGCTGAGGTACGAAGTATCTATTCGCAAACTTTTCTATCTATCATACATAGCTAATAGATGCTTCGTACCTCAGCATGACAGGAAAATTGAACATGTTATGGGTAGCTTACCGAAGTATCTTAGGCAAGGCCTTCCCCGCGAGTCTTCGACAAGCTCAGACTAACAGGCGTTACGCATCAGAGTTTATTATAAATAGTGAGTCGGAACGAAGCGATGACGCGTTTCATTATGGCTCCTAATGAACCATTTCCTTAGGCTTTTTCCCCACAATCCATTTCTGCAGCTTCCAGGTAAGGTATGCCGAGCCGGCGCCAACTATTGCCCCGCCCAAAACATCACTGGGGTAGTGCACGCCCAGATACATTCTTGAATAGCCTACCGCGCCGGCAAATGCAAACGATGGCGCTATAACGTACCACTTAGGAATAGCCAAACTTAACGATGTGGCCGTTGAAAACGCAAAAGCAGTATGTCCTGATGGGAATGACGGGTCTGTTGGATATTCTTTGGCATATATTACGTCGGGATGGGTAACAAAAGGCCGTTCGCGGTTAAATACCTTTTTAGCTACGAAGGTTGCACCACCGGCAACAATAAATGACGCGGCTGTTTGTAAACCGCTTATTTTGAGGTTGTCATCGTGTTTAATATAGCCGGCAACAACTAAACTTATAGGGGCCGCCACGTTTACTATAACAGCTTTATCGCTTATAAACTTCCATTTACTATCGGCACCGTTTGGTGGCCCGTTAATACTTTTAAGCAGGTTAAGATCGGCCCCCTGGGCAAATAAACCCGTGGCAAAAAGCAGAGATAACAGGGTTAATTGTAATTTTTTTTTCACAGGATATTACTTCAGCGTTGTAAATATGTGAAAACAATCTGTAGTAATACTGAATTTATTTGCCTCGCTATGTCCGCTCTAAAGGAGGCCGTTAAAAAAATGTGCGCCAGGTATCCTCGCGATAATAATACTTCGCAAATCAGCTTAAAAGGTGTAAAACAATAAAACCCCAATAGGAGGGGCCTTATTTAATTTCCACTTACGTAAAAATATCTTATATCTGGCCCCTTCTCCTTTGGAAAGGGCGGGGTGAAAGCTAATTTACCCTATGAATTTCAATGGCATCAGGTATCGATAACATCAACGGTACTTTTTCCACCGTGACAAAGCTTAAATCCAAACCAAAGCCACGTTCTTCCGAAAGGCTTAAATGTTTCAGGTAAACATAAAAATCCATGATAAAGCGCTCATAAAATGATAAGCTATGCGAACGGGAGAAAATTTTCTCGATAACCACAAA
The genomic region above belongs to Mucilaginibacter sp. KACC 22773 and contains:
- a CDS encoding phosphatase PAP2 family protein, which gives rise to MKIGVRDVLYRIRPFFLLYLIVLCACLVIKLIYTREQIFFAVNGWNSPWGDYIEPYMTDLGDGLTAVTLSLVFLLFSYRKFLLLASSYLLTGFVAQVIKYFADAPRPSLYFKDQWAPVHTVKGVEILTYNSFPSGHTTSAFSAAVVLAYLATKKGWGIPALLIAILIGYSRMYLTEHFFEDVIGGSAIGVIVTVLWITWLENKQFIHTEKWRTGLIKTVF
- a CDS encoding phosphatase PAP2 family protein, whose translation is MKKKLQLTLLSLLFATGLFAQGADLNLLKSINGPPNGADSKWKFISDKAVIVNVAAPISLVVAGYIKHDDNLKISGLQTAASFIVAGGATFVAKKVFNRERPFVTHPDVIYAKEYPTDPSFPSGHTAFAFSTATSLSLAIPKWYVIAPSFAFAGAVGYSRMYLGVHYPSDVLGGAIVGAGSAYLTWKLQKWIVGKKPKEMVH
- a CDS encoding alpha-galactosidase, producing the protein MKSANSFWGRLITLFLLIGTFQSTAPLYAQSLPVWNTATRQDEPADWLVKPALEKAAIYQSADGKNIILYNGLLKRSFRITPNVACYDFINLQNHQQLLRSVKPEARIQVNGKSYNVGGLYGQKENAYLVPGQLDELKVNDSDFKFSHYQVGPIKTIINWKSDDWWATNKKQATGKTITFVYQSALHDLKGIVVNVHYSIYDGLPLISKWVSVQNQSTGSITIGQVANEILGMVEEETAVVGSTTQMQPPRGIYFESNYAFNNAMRYILSDQTTHWKADPVYTSQVNYDYQTPCLLEVYPERVLGLQLRPGEDFTSIQTYELLMDSYDRERRGLAIRKMYRTIAPWVTANPIFMHLVSKSDDEVRSAIDQCAATGYEALIISFGSQVNQEDTTVQNLNRWKTLADYAHSKNIKIGGYSLFSSRRISDSDDVIDPKTGKPGGALFGNAPCYGSKWGLGYRDKIKKFYATTGFDIWENDGPYPGDVCASTTHPGHKGLEDSQWQQMAIQKELYHWLNNRGVYINAPDWYFLDGTNKIAIGYCEVNFSLSRGQQVILNRQNIFDGLWNEIPSMVWGFVPLTKYQGGGPEAVLEPLKDHLKDYKALMMQYYGAGVQACYRGPRLYDSPATKQTVTGVINWYKKYRDILNSDIIHLRRADGRDWDGIMHVNPQLPVKGLVMLYNPLKQKITRTIKVPLYYTGLTQSATFLEQGKSKINVKLNRDYTAKLTFTIDAESYTWFLVE
- a CDS encoding amino acid permease; translated protein: MSKSIFRKKSVSKILHDVECGFSDSEHPGTVNSQLKKELNVKDLTLMGIAAVVGAGIFSTIGEASFHGGPAVSLLFIVTAVTCGFSALCYAEFASRIPVAGSAYTYAYASFGELIAWIIGWDLLMEYAIGNIAVAISWSEYFVNLLEGFNIHLPKYLTMDYVSALRGHEAVTKHGAVLADIADRLKAGAIAWDNAPGVGNLKLIANLPALGIVFIITYLVYIGIRETKKATNAMVILKVLIVIAVIVVGFFYVTPANWHPFMPNGFGGVMKGVSGVFFAYIGFDAISTTAEECEKPQRDLPRGMIYSLIICTVLYILIALVLTGMVSYKDLQVGDPLAFVFAKVGLHKVSYVISISAVIATASVLLIFQLGQPRIWMSMSRDGLLPKAFSRIHPKYHTPAFATVITGFVVAIPALFMNLTEVTDLTSIGTLFAFVLVCGGVLLLPREEAVKGKFHLPYANGKYIVPLITIIILGSIVYFKPAPQVEMMQFKKLREKPVIIDALNAGEIKAIYASVVKLNAGTPALADTASQKKYFKDLEEDKFNSALRLTPISELKKYHLGFDGFLYNFPNYLFFILIIIIAIYSFLKNFSLIPVLGLMSCFYLMTELGYTNWLRFLIWLVIGLVIYFTYSYKNSVLGREVKTA
- a CDS encoding DUF5655 domain-containing protein → MWICPICSREFTNTNQVHSCRERNLGDFLNGKSAQTVELFDYLVEEFLAMAPIKVYPTKSMIALGLHTNFAYVTQLGKNFIDVVFPFNEIHADNLCFSKIKTVPGTNQHNHYFRMYLKGDINEEVRKYILLAIANGR